The segment GTGGCACCCAAAACGGTGAGAACTTCCGGTAAGAGCGTCAAGCAGGGGACGAAGACCCGAGGGGGGGCTCAGCCGGTGCGCAAGTCTGCCGCCAAGGCGGTGAAGACGCCGACGGCTCCGGCGCACGGCAAGAAGGCCGCCAAACCTGCTGCCCGGCCGGCCACGAAGGCGCCGGCGAAGAAGGTGGCCGCGGCGCCAGCCAAGGCCGCGCCGCGGGCGGCGAAGCCCGCCGCGAAGAAGCCCGTCGCCAAGGTCGCGGTCAAGCCCGCCGGCAAGAAGGCCGCGAAGCCTGCGATCCCCGCGAAGCCCGCGGCCAGGAAGCCCACAGCGGCGAAGGCTACGGCGATGAAGCCGAAGGCGGTCGCGGCGAGCACGACGCCAGCGAAGGCGCCCGGCCCCCGGCATCCGCAGCGCACGCCGGCGCCGCCCGCGCCCGCTGCCGAGGGGGGCGTCCGGGCGAAGCCCGCGGCCGCAGAGGTCGCGCCGGCCGTTCTTCCCGTCGCCCGTCCGGTCTCTGCGATGCGGCCCGTACCGGCGCTCAAGCGTCCGTTCTCCCGCGAGTCCGTGCGGGTCGGCGAGTCGAAGGCTGCGCATCCCACGGGCGCCCGGCCGGTCTTCCCGGCGGAGTTCCTCCAGCATCAGCGCGAACGT is part of the Thermoanaerobaculia bacterium genome and harbors:
- a CDS encoding TraR/DksA C4-type zinc finger protein, producing the protein MAPKTVRTSGKSVKQGTKTRGGAQPVRKSAAKAVKTPTAPAHGKKAAKPAARPATKAPAKKVAAAPAKAAPRAAKPAAKKPVAKVAVKPAGKKAAKPAIPAKPAARKPTAAKATAMKPKAVAASTTPAKAPGPRHPQRTPAPPAPAAEGGVRAKPAAAEVAPAVLPVARPVSAMRPVPALKRPFSRESVRVGESKAAHPTGARPVFPAEFLQHQRERLLVKKQEILAMYQKDLKSGQESNDSPTEDLVDRANNAYTRELAFSISDSERELMHQIDLAIERLNSGAYGFCLHTGQQIGQARLEAIPWAKYSVEAQELLEKGLLSEA